From a single Vibrio toranzoniae genomic region:
- a CDS encoding HD-GYP domain-containing protein: MGSIKITVDRIQPGLHIRLPVKWNEHPFLLNSFKIKDDAQVKVIRHLGIKHVYINPNQSDTSPLPVNHVSEQVLDTDLQVSLETERMWKDKHERIETLSSYRRRVSHCEKEFERSLARMRSIMTKIRNRPLDAVGEIKALVDDIVETLVSDDNVTLHLMNAKVDFDDLYFHTLNVSVVALMIGKAKGFDTQQLKALSFAALFHDIGKIKIPTAILRKQTALTVPEENYLKLHTKYGVDIVAGIDDFPDSAKKVIGQHHEMNDGSGYPEGLTEGEIDEFAKIVAVANAFDNLCHGRGQPQQKIPYLALSHLYKNCKHLYSQDNLSLLVKFMGVYPPGTVVQLSNESIGIVISVNAKHMLYPNVLIYDPSVPRTQAPIIDLFTKEIKIVNAVHPSKLPEQVREYLNPRARLSYFFDNGE; the protein is encoded by the coding sequence ATGGGCAGCATAAAGATTACCGTAGATCGCATTCAGCCCGGTCTACATATACGACTCCCAGTAAAATGGAATGAACACCCATTTCTACTCAACAGCTTTAAAATCAAAGATGACGCCCAAGTAAAAGTCATTCGACATCTTGGGATTAAGCATGTCTATATAAACCCGAACCAAAGCGACACATCTCCCTTACCTGTTAACCACGTGAGTGAGCAAGTCCTTGATACTGATTTACAGGTAAGTCTTGAAACGGAAAGAATGTGGAAAGATAAACATGAGCGTATTGAAACTCTAAGTTCTTACCGCCGCAGAGTAAGCCATTGTGAGAAAGAGTTCGAACGTTCGCTTGCTCGTATGCGTTCAATTATGACCAAGATTCGTAATCGTCCTTTAGATGCGGTAGGGGAGATAAAGGCTCTTGTTGACGATATTGTCGAAACACTCGTGAGTGATGATAACGTCACCCTGCATCTTATGAATGCTAAAGTGGACTTTGATGATCTCTACTTTCATACATTGAATGTTTCTGTTGTTGCATTAATGATAGGTAAGGCTAAAGGGTTCGATACTCAACAATTGAAAGCTCTCTCCTTTGCTGCGTTATTTCACGATATAGGTAAAATAAAAATACCGACGGCTATCTTAAGAAAACAGACTGCGTTGACGGTACCGGAAGAAAACTATTTAAAGCTTCATACTAAATACGGTGTGGATATAGTAGCGGGGATTGATGATTTTCCTGACAGTGCGAAGAAGGTAATCGGTCAGCACCATGAAATGAATGATGGTTCAGGTTACCCAGAAGGGTTAACGGAAGGGGAGATTGATGAATTCGCTAAAATAGTCGCAGTGGCTAATGCCTTCGACAACCTTTGTCATGGTAGAGGGCAACCTCAACAGAAGATTCCTTACCTAGCACTGTCTCATTTGTATAAGAATTGCAAACATCTATATAGTCAGGACAATTTGAGCCTGTTAGTCAAGTTTATGGGAGTGTATCCACCGGGTACAGTGGTGCAGCTTTCAAATGAATCAATTGGGATTGTGATTTCTGTTAATGCCAAACACATGCTTTATCCGAATGTACTGATCTATGATCCTAGCGTTCCAAGAACCCAAGCCCCGATCATTGACCTCTTTACTAAAGAGATAAAAATTGTCAATGCCGTTCATCCAAGCAAGTTACCGGAACAAGTTAGAGAATATCTAAACCCAAGGGCTCGTTTATCCTACTTTTTTGATAATGGTGAGTAG
- a CDS encoding VOC family protein — MLTVTPYLFFDGRCNEALCFYHKCFGGVVLSKQLFSDAPQVVEGAQPDWVMHAEFEAFGMKLMMSDGVKARELEGNNLALSLVTEDTTTQEQIFENLKQGGRVMTPLADTFWGSRFGKVEDKFGIRWMIHCDSLN, encoded by the coding sequence ATGCTGACAGTAACCCCTTACTTGTTTTTTGATGGCCGTTGTAATGAAGCATTGTGTTTTTATCATAAGTGTTTTGGTGGTGTGGTTTTATCGAAGCAACTTTTTAGTGATGCGCCACAGGTAGTTGAGGGGGCTCAACCTGATTGGGTGATGCATGCTGAGTTTGAAGCGTTTGGTATGAAGCTCATGATGTCTGATGGTGTTAAGGCAAGAGAACTCGAAGGGAATAACCTTGCACTCTCTCTTGTTACTGAAGACACCACGACTCAAGAGCAAATCTTTGAAAATCTTAAGCAGGGTGGGCGTGTGATGACTCCACTAGCGGATACTTTTTGGGGATCTCGGTTTGGTAAGGTTGAAGATAAGTTTGGTATACGTTGGATGATACATTGCGATTCTTTAAATTAA
- a CDS encoding RDD family protein: protein MTSTNTLPPAGVMRRFGALFYDALIVIAIEMLAAGVIVALLHALMALGIFNHSGYADVSDFLTNHPIWSPAYTFYLVVVWVYFFVFFWTRAGQTLGMRAWKLRVQNKDGSAITVTQALIRLGTSGFGLANLCVPFDPQKRGFHDIWAKTEVVVLPQAR from the coding sequence ATGACATCAACAAACACTCTGCCACCAGCAGGAGTAATGCGCCGATTTGGTGCCTTGTTCTATGACGCTCTTATCGTAATCGCTATTGAAATGTTGGCAGCTGGCGTTATTGTCGCTCTGCTGCACGCTCTAATGGCTCTTGGTATTTTTAACCATAGCGGATATGCAGATGTTAGTGACTTCTTAACAAACCATCCGATTTGGAGCCCAGCGTATACTTTTTACTTAGTCGTGGTTTGGGTTTACTTCTTTGTGTTCTTCTGGACAAGAGCAGGACAAACTCTGGGAATGAGAGCCTGGAAGCTACGCGTTCAAAACAAAGACGGTTCAGCTATTACAGTAACTCAGGCGCTGATTCGTTTAGGTACTTCAGGTTTTGGATTGGCAAACCTATGTGTTCCATTCGATCCACAAAAGCGTGGTTTTCACGATATCTGGGCAAAGACCGAAGTCGTTGTGTTACCACAAGCACGATAG